TAAAATAAAGTTTGCTATCTCTTCCATCTCTTTTTCTTTCATTCCTCTAGTAGTCATAGCAGGTGAACCAATTCTTATACCACTTGTAACCATTGGTTTTTCAGTGTCATAAGGGATTCCATTTTTATTAACAGTTATTCCAGCTATTTCTAAAGCTTTTTCAACTTCTGCCCCTGTTAAACCTTTATTTGCTTTTACATCTATTAAGACCATATGGTTATCAGTTCCACCACTTACAACTCTTAAGCCACCTTGTTCTAAAACTTTTGCTAAAACTTTAGCATTTGTTACAACTTGATGCTGATATTCTTTGAAACTTGGAGATAATGCCTCTTTAAATGCCACAGCTTTACCAGCTATAATGTGCATTAAAGGTCCTCCTTGGATTCCCGGGAAGATTGTTTTATTTATTTTTTTCGCAATCTCCTCATTATTTGTCATTATAACTCCACCACGAGGTCCTCTTAAAGTTTTGTGAGTTGTAGTTGTAACAACATCTGCATAAGGAACTGGGCTTGGGTGTTCTCCTGTAGCTACAAGTCCAGCAATGTGAGCCATATCCACCATTAAATAAGCTCCAACTTTATCAGCTATCTCTCTAAATCTTTTGAAATCTATAACTCTTGCATAAGCACTTGCTCCAGCAACAATTATTTTTGGTTTTACTTCAAAAGCTAATCTTTCAACTTCGTCATAATCTATTAATTCAGTTTCTTTTGATACGCTATAAGAATAAACTTTATAATCTTTACCAGAAAAGTTTACATTTTTTCCGTGAGTAAGATGTCCTCCGTGGTCAAGTTTCATTCCAAGTATAACATCTCCTATATTTATTAAAGCTTTATAAACTCCCATATTTGCTTGTGAACCTGAATGAGGTTGTACATTCACATATTTTACATTAAAAAGTTCTTTTGCTCTCTCAATAGCTAATTTTTCAGCTACGTCAACAAATGAGCAACCACCATAATATCTTTTATCTGGATATCCTTCTGCATATTTATTTGTCATTATACTACCACAAGCTTCTAACACAGCTTCTGATACAAAGTTTTCTGAGGCTATAAGTTCTATCCCCTCATTTTGTCTTTTTCTTTCATTTTCTATTGCTTCAAATATCTCTCTATCTGTTTCAAAAAGTTTTTCTAATTTTTTCATATTTTTACCTCCTCAAATCCACTTTTTATAAACTTACATCAAATCTCAAACCTCCTTAATATTTTATATAGTAACATATTTTTTCTTAAAATAAAAGAAGTTTATATTTTTGAATAATAACTCTTTCAACCGTAGATATTTTATTGAAAAAGTGTTATAATCTATTTACTTAATATTTCAAAAAATACTTTTTAGGAGGAGAGATGAGAAAAGTAAAATTTATATATAATCCTTTCTCTGGCGAAAAAGAGATACTTAAGTATTTGGATTATCTGATTTACTCTTATCAAAAAAAATCTTTTACAGTTATACCATATAGACTTGGATTTGATAGAGATATATCAGAGGCTTTTGCTGATATTGATGATACTTTTGACCATATATTAATATCTGGTGGCGACGGTACTGTCAACGAAGTTGTAAACGGAATGAAAAAATTAAATATAGATTTGCCAATCGGTGTTATCCCTGCTGGTACAGCTAATGATTTTGCTCACTTAATAGGTATGCCTCAGAGTATAAGATACTCTATTGATGCTATTTTAAATAGTGAAGTTTCTTTAGTTGACCTTGGAAAAGCTAATGATAAATATTTTGTTAATATTTTTAGCTGTGGACTTTTTACAGATGTTTCACAGAAAACACCTACAGAATATAAAAATACCTTT
The nucleotide sequence above comes from Fusobacterium perfoetens. Encoded proteins:
- the glyA gene encoding serine hydroxymethyltransferase yields the protein MKKLEKLFETDREIFEAIENERKRQNEGIELIASENFVSEAVLEACGSIMTNKYAEGYPDKRYYGGCSFVDVAEKLAIERAKELFNVKYVNVQPHSGSQANMGVYKALINIGDVILGMKLDHGGHLTHGKNVNFSGKDYKVYSYSVSKETELIDYDEVERLAFEVKPKIIVAGASAYARVIDFKRFREIADKVGAYLMVDMAHIAGLVATGEHPSPVPYADVVTTTTHKTLRGPRGGVIMTNNEEIAKKINKTIFPGIQGGPLMHIIAGKAVAFKEALSPSFKEYQHQVVTNAKVLAKVLEQGGLRVVSGGTDNHMVLIDVKANKGLTGAEVEKALEIAGITVNKNGIPYDTEKPMVTSGIRIGSPAMTTRGMKEKEMEEIANFILRVVDNINNESELLKIREEVRELCLKFPLYE
- a CDS encoding YegS/Rv2252/BmrU family lipid kinase, which produces MRKVKFIYNPFSGEKEILKYLDYLIYSYQKKSFTVIPYRLGFDRDISEAFADIDDTFDHILISGGDGTVNEVVNGMKKLNIDLPIGVIPAGTANDFAHLIGMPQSIRYSIDAILNSEVSLVDLGKANDKYFVNIFSCGLFTDVSQKTPTEYKNTFGKLAYYFTGIKELPKFKTLDLSIKSKNFNYEGSSILFFVFNGRTAGNLEVAHDSTVDDGYLDVIIIPADNILEKLSILPHLLNKNNTSYPKGIIHFKTDEIEIDVKNSNEYTTDIDGEQGPKFPIKITCEKNSLKVLGWI